The Pedobacter mucosus genome window below encodes:
- a CDS encoding YpdA family putative bacillithiol disulfide reductase, translating into MANQNHYDVLIIGAGPIGMACAIEAQKANLSYLIIEKGALVNSLFNYPVFMTFFSTSQKLEIGGVPFVTINPKPNRNEAVEYYRRVAEKFELKINLFESVIKVIKNENNFEISTLKRNYTANNVVVATGFYDVPLLMKVPGEDLPKVTHYYKDPHLYAFQNVLVVGANNSGVDAALETYRKGANVTMVIRSGELGPNVKYWVRPDIENRIKEGVITAYFNSEVIEINENEVIIKTPEGIKTIKNDFVIAMTGYQPDFSMLRKFGIDLPDSLCPAYSEETMETNVKGLYLAGVVCGGLDTHKLFIENSRVHAEMIVRNIST; encoded by the coding sequence TTGGCAAATCAAAATCATTACGACGTATTAATCATTGGCGCTGGTCCGATAGGGATGGCATGTGCTATCGAAGCTCAAAAGGCAAATCTTAGCTACCTGATTATTGAAAAAGGAGCACTGGTAAACAGTCTTTTCAACTATCCAGTTTTCATGACCTTCTTTTCTACATCTCAGAAATTAGAAATTGGTGGAGTTCCTTTTGTTACGATTAATCCAAAACCAAATCGCAATGAAGCAGTAGAATATTATCGTCGTGTAGCAGAAAAATTTGAATTAAAAATCAACCTTTTTGAATCTGTTATCAAGGTGATTAAAAATGAGAATAATTTTGAAATAAGCACTTTAAAACGAAATTACACTGCAAATAATGTTGTAGTTGCAACAGGATTTTATGATGTTCCATTGCTAATGAAAGTTCCTGGTGAAGATTTACCAAAGGTTACTCATTATTACAAAGATCCACACTTGTATGCTTTTCAAAATGTGTTGGTGGTTGGAGCAAATAATTCTGGTGTAGATGCAGCTTTAGAAACCTATCGTAAAGGTGCAAATGTTACTATGGTTATTCGCAGCGGAGAGCTTGGCCCTAATGTAAAATATTGGGTTCGCCCAGATATTGAAAATCGTATTAAAGAAGGCGTAATAACGGCATATTTTAATTCAGAAGTGATTGAAATAAATGAGAATGAAGTAATTATTAAAACTCCTGAAGGAATAAAAACTATTAAAAATGATTTCGTAATTGCAATGACGGGCTACCAACCAGATTTCTCTATGCTGCGGAAATTTGGAATTGATTTGCCCGATAGCCTCTGTCCGGCTTATAGCGAAGAAACGATGGAAACAAATGTTAAAGGTTTGTACCTAGCTGGTGTAGTCTGTGGAGGATTGGATACACATAAACTTTTTATCGAAAATTCTAGAGTTCATGCAGAAATGATTGTTAGGAATATTTCCACATAA
- a CDS encoding alpha/beta hydrolase → MKKRYKILIGVTTLLLITYFAGPKPKKPIFNVDLANIPEIEDLDGFVKTIESIHKIKPGNEAEIVWANEKHKQTEFAIVYLHGFSASKTEGNPVHINLALKMKANLFLPRLVDHGLETLAPMQNFTADRLWESCKQAYAIGKKLGKKVILIGTSTGGTAALKLAATYPEIYSLILLSPNVAINNKSAWMLNDPWGLQIARKVLGSEERTIDDRTDDFKKYWYTNYRIESLVELQEFVETTMIKRTYKLVKQPILMLYYFKNLLEQDPVVKVDAMLKMFDELGTPNNLKRKMAIPNAGNHVLGSYLTSKDLLSVEIAIDSFIGNILKLTDNE, encoded by the coding sequence ATGAAGAAACGATATAAAATTCTTATTGGAGTTACAACACTATTGTTAATCACTTATTTTGCTGGTCCGAAACCTAAAAAACCAATTTTCAATGTTGATTTAGCTAACATTCCAGAGATAGAAGATTTAGATGGTTTCGTTAAAACAATTGAAAGCATTCATAAAATTAAGCCTGGCAACGAAGCTGAAATTGTTTGGGCTAATGAAAAACATAAACAAACAGAATTTGCAATCGTTTATCTTCACGGTTTTTCAGCTTCAAAAACGGAAGGAAACCCAGTTCATATAAATCTTGCATTAAAAATGAAAGCCAATTTATTTCTACCAAGATTAGTTGATCATGGTTTAGAAACTCTTGCGCCGATGCAAAATTTTACTGCAGATCGGCTTTGGGAAAGTTGTAAACAAGCTTATGCCATTGGCAAAAAGCTCGGTAAAAAAGTAATTTTAATCGGAACATCAACCGGTGGAACCGCAGCATTAAAATTGGCCGCAACTTATCCAGAAATTTATAGCCTGATTCTTCTTTCGCCAAACGTAGCAATAAATAATAAAAGTGCATGGATGCTAAATGATCCTTGGGGATTACAAATAGCCAGAAAGGTTTTGGGTAGCGAAGAACGTACAATAGATGATAGAACCGATGATTTTAAAAAATACTGGTATACAAATTATCGAATTGAATCGTTAGTTGAATTGCAGGAATTTGTGGAAACTACCATGATTAAGCGTACTTATAAGTTGGTGAAACAACCTATTTTAATGTTGTATTACTTTAAAAATCTTTTAGAACAAGATCCTGTTGTTAAAGTTGATGCCATGCTAAAAATGTTTGATGAATTAGGCACTCCTAATAATCTAAAAAGAAAAATGGCCATTCCAAACGCTGGGAATCATGTTTTAGGTTCTTACTTAACATCAAAAGATTTATTAAGTGTAGAAATTGCAATTGATAGTTTTATAGGAAATATTTTAAAACTAACAGACAATGAATAA
- a CDS encoding polyprenyl synthetase family protein, producing the protein MPGIEQIKKPIAADIKAFEKTFKESMHSDAPLLDRITHYIVKQKGKQMRPMFVFFAAKLCGGITDSTHRGAALVELLHTATLVHDDVVDNAYERRGFFSINALWKNKIAVLVGDYLLAKGLLLSVNNNEHRLLQIVSEAVKQMSEGELLQIEKVRRMDISEELYFDVIRQKTASLIASCCAAGASSAGANDETIEMMRLFGEKVGIAFQIKDDTFDFGTDDVGKPLGIDIKEKKVTLPLIYALNKVDKSERKKIINLVKNHQDDPIKIQQIIDFVNANEGVYYANQKMQEYQKEAFDILHNFEAGEARTGLEQLVLYTTERKK; encoded by the coding sequence ATGCCGGGAATCGAACAGATAAAAAAACCTATTGCAGCTGATATTAAAGCGTTTGAAAAGACCTTTAAAGAATCTATGCACAGCGACGCACCGTTGTTGGATAGGATTACCCATTATATTGTAAAGCAAAAAGGAAAGCAGATGCGACCAATGTTCGTGTTTTTTGCTGCTAAATTATGTGGTGGAATTACCGATTCTACACATCGGGGAGCAGCTCTTGTTGAACTTTTACATACCGCAACGCTGGTTCATGATGATGTTGTAGATAATGCTTACGAACGCCGTGGTTTCTTCTCTATAAATGCCCTTTGGAAGAATAAAATTGCCGTATTAGTTGGCGATTATTTATTAGCTAAAGGATTGCTACTTTCCGTAAACAATAACGAACATAGATTGTTACAAATTGTATCAGAAGCGGTAAAACAGATGAGTGAGGGTGAACTTTTGCAGATTGAAAAAGTGAGGCGTATGGACATATCTGAAGAATTATACTTTGATGTTATCCGACAAAAAACAGCTTCTTTAATCGCCTCATGTTGTGCTGCAGGTGCATCATCTGCGGGGGCTAATGACGAAACAATTGAAATGATGCGCCTTTTTGGAGAAAAAGTTGGCATCGCCTTTCAGATAAAGGATGATACATTTGATTTTGGAACCGACGATGTTGGTAAACCTTTAGGTATAGATATTAAAGAGAAAAAAGTCACGCTACCTTTAATTTATGCTTTAAATAAAGTAGATAAATCTGAACGAAAAAAGATAATCAACTTGGTAAAAAATCATCAGGATGATCCTATTAAAATTCAGCAAATTATCGATTTTGTAAATGCCAATGAGGGTGTTTATTATGCAAATCAAAAGATGCAGGAATATCAAAAAGAGGCTTTTGATATTTTGCATAATTTTGAGGCTGGAGAAGCCAGAACAGGTTTAGAACAACTGGTTCTTTATACAACCGAACGTAAAAAATAA
- a CDS encoding TatD family hydrolase produces MTFTDTHTHLYYEQDAEKQAQLMERCFENDVNRLFLPNVDVKSIAMIDGLVSKYPDNCFAMAGLHPCDVKKDYLAHLDEINQSISGRKIYAIGEIGVDLYWDKTTLAIQQDAFRKQIGWAKDLGLPIVIHCREAFDEVFELLESERDEKLRGIFHCFTGNVAQAKQAIDLNFYLGIGGVVTYKKSGLDSVLSEIPLANLVLETDSPYLAPTPFRGKPNESSYLIYIAQKLADIYGVSVAEIANVTTENSKKVFGI; encoded by the coding sequence ATGACTTTCACCGATACCCACACCCATTTATATTACGAGCAGGATGCAGAAAAGCAAGCGCAGCTGATGGAACGTTGTTTTGAAAATGATGTAAACCGTTTGTTTCTGCCAAATGTTGATGTAAAATCAATTGCTATGATTGATGGTTTAGTTAGTAAATATCCAGATAATTGTTTTGCAATGGCGGGCCTTCATCCTTGTGATGTAAAAAAAGATTACCTTGCTCATTTAGATGAGATAAACCAAAGTATTTCAGGCAGGAAAATTTACGCAATAGGGGAGATTGGAGTTGATTTATATTGGGATAAGACAACTTTGGCTATTCAACAGGATGCTTTTCGTAAGCAAATTGGTTGGGCAAAAGATTTAGGCTTGCCTATCGTTATCCATTGTCGCGAGGCTTTTGATGAGGTTTTTGAATTACTAGAAAGTGAACGTGATGAAAAACTTCGAGGAATTTTTCATTGCTTTACAGGTAACGTTGCTCAGGCAAAACAAGCAATCGATTTAAATTTTTATTTAGGTATTGGAGGGGTTGTAACCTATAAAAAATCAGGTTTAGATTCGGTACTTTCAGAAATTCCATTAGCTAATTTAGTGCTGGAAACTGATTCCCCTTATTTGGCTCCAACGCCATTCCGTGGCAAACCAAATGAGAGCAGCTATTTGATTTATATTGCACAGAAGCTAGCTGATATCTATGGCGTTTCAGTAGCGGAAATTGCAAATGTTACTACCGAGAATTCTAAGAAGGTTTTCGGGATTTAG
- a CDS encoding MBL fold metallo-hydrolase, producing MKIEQIYTGCLAEAAYYIESNGEAAIIDPLREVSTYIKKAEKANATIKYIFETHFHADFVSGHVDLAEKSGAEIIYGPTAKTEFKSHIAKDGEQFKIGNLTITALHTPGHTLESTTYLLTDENGKDHCIFTGDTLFIGDVGRPDLAQKGNLTKEDLAGMLFDSLNEKIKILADDVIVYPAHGAGSACGKSMSKETFDTLGHQKQVNYALKAQTKEQFIAEVTDGILPPPQYFAKNVAINKSGVESIDEVYEKGLIALTPQQFEDTVNQTGAIMLDTRDPQDFAKGFIPNSINIGLNGQFAPWVGALITDLQQPILLITDQGKEEETITRLTRVGYDSTIGYLDGGFNSWIISNKEIDTIESISAEAFEKASNESEIIALDVRKPGEYEAEHLDFTLSRPLDYINEWTSEIDPKSTYYIHCGGGYRSMIAASILKSRGVENVIDIDGGYGTIKNTNLKRTDFACPSKAMKAV from the coding sequence ATGAAAATAGAACAGATATATACCGGTTGCTTGGCGGAAGCTGCATATTACATTGAAAGCAATGGCGAAGCTGCGATTATCGATCCACTTAGAGAAGTTTCTACTTATATAAAGAAAGCTGAGAAGGCCAATGCCACCATTAAATATATTTTTGAAACTCATTTTCATGCTGATTTCGTTTCAGGTCATGTAGATTTAGCGGAAAAATCTGGTGCGGAAATTATCTATGGTCCAACAGCAAAAACTGAATTCAAATCGCACATAGCTAAAGATGGCGAACAATTTAAAATAGGGAATTTAACCATCACAGCTTTACATACACCAGGGCATACTTTAGAATCAACCACCTATTTACTAACAGATGAAAATGGTAAAGATCATTGCATTTTTACTGGAGATACACTTTTTATAGGTGATGTCGGTAGACCAGATTTGGCTCAAAAAGGTAATTTGACAAAGGAGGATTTAGCAGGAATGTTATTTGATTCACTAAATGAAAAAATAAAAATATTGGCTGATGATGTAATTGTTTATCCTGCTCATGGCGCCGGTTCTGCTTGTGGTAAAAGCATGAGTAAAGAAACTTTTGATACTTTAGGTCATCAAAAGCAAGTAAATTATGCTTTAAAGGCACAAACGAAAGAACAATTTATAGCAGAAGTTACAGATGGAATTTTACCACCTCCACAATATTTTGCGAAAAATGTAGCGATAAATAAAAGTGGTGTAGAAAGTATAGATGAAGTTTACGAAAAGGGTTTAATCGCTTTAACGCCTCAACAATTTGAGGATACAGTAAATCAAACTGGAGCCATCATGTTGGATACTCGCGATCCGCAGGATTTTGCAAAAGGCTTTATTCCTAATTCAATTAATATCGGTTTAAACGGTCAGTTTGCACCGTGGGTAGGAGCCTTAATAACCGATTTACAGCAACCAATTTTACTGATTACGGATCAAGGTAAGGAGGAGGAAACCATTACTCGTTTAACCCGAGTTGGTTATGACAGTACTATTGGATATTTAGATGGTGGTTTTAACAGTTGGATCATTTCAAATAAGGAAATAGATACCATCGAATCAATTTCGGCAGAAGCGTTTGAGAAAGCCTCAAATGAAAGTGAAATAATCGCACTTGATGTTCGAAAACCAGGTGAATATGAAGCTGAACATTTAGACTTTACCTTAAGCAGACCGCTCGATTATATAAACGAATGGACCAGCGAAATTGATCCAAAATCTACCTATTATATTCATTGTGGGGGTGGATATCGTTCGATGATTGCAGCTTCAATTTTAAAATCTCGTGGTGTAGAAAACGTAATCGACATTGATGGAGGTTATGGAACTATAAAAAATACAAATTTAAAAAGAACAGATTTTGCTTGTCCGAGTAAAGCGATGAAGGCTGTTTAG
- a CDS encoding PH domain-containing protein, protein MNNITFKSTRSKFFSIVVIITVLGLTGICISQLFNPDKGLPIHIPIQIICWLCIAFLLWVFFETKYQIDNNYISYKCGPIKGKIEINKIEEITVGQKIFVGFIPATGSNGLVIKYNRWDEIYISPNTNEDFIEAILKVNSSIKINNTNLVK, encoded by the coding sequence ATGAATAACATCACTTTTAAAAGCACACGCAGTAAATTCTTCAGCATTGTTGTAATCATCACTGTACTGGGTTTAACTGGTATATGCATTAGTCAATTATTTAATCCTGATAAAGGTTTACCGATTCATATTCCAATTCAAATTATTTGCTGGCTATGCATTGCGTTTTTACTATGGGTATTTTTCGAAACCAAATATCAAATCGATAACAATTATATTTCTTACAAATGCGGACCGATAAAAGGCAAAATTGAAATCAACAAAATAGAAGAAATAACTGTAGGTCAAAAAATTTTTGTTGGGTTTATACCAGCTACAGGCAGTAACGGTCTGGTTATAAAATATAACCGATGGGATGAGATTTATATATCCCCAAATACAAATGAGGACTTTATTGAGGCAATTTTAAAAGTAAATAGCAGTATCAAGATTAATAACACAAACCTCGTTAAATAG
- a CDS encoding type II toxin-antitoxin system PemK/MazF family toxin, translated as MEIKHFEIWIADLNPQTGTEPGKSRPVLVLQSNLLNKIGHPSTIICPITTNIQHDAEILRVHLKKGMANLNEDCDIMMDQIRAIDNKRLIKKIGVIPSDLINKIKENLAIILDLEY; from the coding sequence ATGGAGATTAAACATTTTGAAATTTGGATCGCCGATCTAAATCCACAAACAGGAACTGAGCCAGGAAAATCTAGACCAGTGCTAGTGCTACAAAGCAACTTGCTAAATAAAATTGGCCATCCGTCAACCATAATTTGCCCAATAACCACAAACATTCAGCATGATGCCGAGATTCTACGTGTTCATTTAAAAAAAGGAATGGCAAATCTCAATGAAGATTGTGACATCATGATGGATCAAATTAGAGCGATAGACAACAAGAGGCTCATTAAAAAGATTGGTGTTATTCCATCTGATTTAATAAATAAGATTAAAGAAAATTTAGCAATTATACTAGATTTGGAATACTGA
- a CDS encoding asparaginase, with translation MTKILIIYTGGTIGMVNDPNNGMLVPFNFEQIKENVPELSRLNFHLDVHSFNPVLDSSNMDPEIWKTLAELVHTNYDLYDGFVILHGSDTMAFTASALSFMLENLAKPVVLTGSQLPIGEIRTDARENLITALEIAAMKEDGKSLVPEVCIYFDSQLFRGNRSIKYNSEKFEAFRSPNYPILAEAGVHLQFYKNYILKAPLEKLILRTEFNSNIGVLKLYPGITPQAVQAITDSKVDAIILETFGSGNTTTAQWFLDSLRQAILNGKIIIDISQCKKGSVQLGRYETSRELQKMGVLSGFDLTFEATVTKLMFVMGLGLPVTESRILMEESIRGELTNE, from the coding sequence ATGACCAAAATCTTAATAATTTATACCGGTGGTACCATCGGTATGGTTAATGACCCGAACAACGGGATGTTAGTTCCTTTTAATTTTGAGCAGATTAAAGAAAATGTACCAGAACTAAGCCGCCTAAACTTCCATTTGGATGTTCACTCCTTCAATCCTGTTTTAGATTCTTCTAATATGGATCCCGAAATATGGAAAACATTAGCCGAATTAGTGCATACCAATTACGATTTATACGATGGATTTGTAATCCTACACGGCTCCGATACGATGGCTTTTACGGCATCAGCTTTGAGTTTTATGCTTGAGAATCTGGCTAAACCAGTCGTATTAACGGGTTCGCAATTGCCTATTGGAGAGATCAGAACCGATGCCAGAGAAAATTTAATCACTGCATTAGAGATCGCCGCAATGAAAGAGGATGGAAAATCTTTAGTTCCCGAAGTTTGTATATATTTTGATTCTCAATTATTTAGAGGAAATCGATCCATCAAATATAACAGTGAGAAGTTTGAAGCTTTCCGATCGCCGAATTATCCAATTTTAGCTGAAGCTGGCGTTCATCTTCAATTTTATAAAAATTATATTTTAAAAGCGCCTTTAGAAAAATTAATTTTAAGAACAGAATTCAATTCTAACATAGGCGTTCTAAAATTATATCCTGGAATTACTCCACAGGCGGTTCAAGCAATAACAGATTCTAAAGTAGATGCTATTATTCTGGAAACCTTTGGTTCTGGAAATACAACCACTGCCCAATGGTTTTTGGATAGCCTTCGTCAGGCGATTTTAAATGGCAAAATCATTATCGATATTTCTCAATGTAAAAAAGGATCGGTACAATTAGGTCGTTATGAAACAAGTCGGGAACTGCAAAAAATGGGTGTTTTAAGTGGCTTCGACTTAACATTTGAAGCTACGGTTACTAAACTTATGTTTGTAATGGGCCTAGGTTTGCCTGTTACTGAAAGCCGTATATTGATGGAAGAATCCATCCGTGGAGAGCTAACAAACGAGTAA
- the uvrA gene encoding excinuclease ABC subunit UvrA: MSDKSIDLGEQKDVEVYGARVHNLKNIDVSFPRNQLVVITGLSGSGKSSLAFDTIYAEGQRRYMETFSAYSRQFMGGMERPDVDKVSGLSPVIAIEQKTTSKNPRSTVGTITEIYDFMRLLFARVADAYSYNTGEKMERMSEDQILKNIFNKYDGLAVNILAPVVKGRKGHYRELFEQIRKQGYVKVRVDGEIKDISAKMQVDRYKIHDIEVVIDRLIVDTKDKKRLLDSLQIAMKMGKGVIKISDKDNNVSHFSKFLMCPTTGISYDEPQPNSFSFNSPYGACDRCDGLGYIFVVDKESVMPNPKLSILNGGLAPLGEYRDTWMFQVLKALAKKYTFSLSTPIEKLSDEVINIILNGANDLIKVEVEYNKWNVQNYNITFDGIIKMLEEQNEKRSESAVDDMDAFRKLKTCPECNGARLKKESLHFKVDGKNIFDLSSMDINNLHKWFENVDERLNERQNIIAKEILKEINARIGFLTDVGLTYLTLDRTARTLSGGEAQRIRLATQIGSQLMNVMYILDEPSIGLHQRDNERLILALKNLRDLGNTVLVVEHDKEMILEADWVIDVGPGAGIHGGQIVAEGTAKQILKSNTLTAAYLNGKKKIDMPSVRRKGNGHKLSIIKATGHNLKEVSVDFPLGKFIAVTGVSGSGKSSLITETLYPILNHHFFRAKKTPLPYEKISGLKEIDKVIEIDQAPIGRTPRSNPSTYTGVFSDIRNLFVQLPEAKIRGYKPGRFSFNVKGGRCETCQGGGMKVIEMNFLPDVQVRCEECGGKRYNRETLEVRFRGKSISDVLDMSIEDACVFFENIPIIYRKIKTLKDVGLGYITLGQSSVTLSGGEAQRVKLATELSKKDTGKTFYILDEPTTGLHFEDINVLLGVLQELVEKGNTVLVIEHNLDVVKVADWVIDLGEEGGAGGGRILFEGTPEGLIQNPISLTGKFLKKEME, translated from the coding sequence ATGAGCGATAAATCTATAGACCTTGGCGAGCAGAAAGATGTAGAAGTTTACGGTGCTAGGGTACATAATTTAAAAAATATTGATGTTAGTTTTCCTCGGAATCAACTGGTTGTAATTACTGGTTTAAGTGGTAGTGGAAAATCTTCTTTGGCTTTTGATACCATTTATGCCGAAGGTCAGCGTCGTTACATGGAAACATTCAGTGCTTATAGTCGCCAGTTTATGGGCGGTATGGAGCGTCCAGACGTTGATAAGGTTTCTGGTTTAAGTCCGGTTATTGCCATTGAGCAAAAAACTACCAGTAAAAACCCACGTTCTACAGTGGGTACCATCACAGAAATTTACGATTTTATGCGTTTGCTTTTCGCTCGCGTGGCGGATGCTTATTCGTACAATACCGGAGAGAAAATGGAGCGCATGAGCGAAGACCAGATTCTGAAAAACATCTTCAATAAATACGATGGTTTAGCGGTAAATATTTTGGCGCCCGTTGTTAAAGGTAGAAAAGGACATTACCGTGAACTTTTTGAACAAATTCGCAAGCAAGGTTATGTTAAAGTTCGTGTTGATGGAGAGATCAAAGATATTTCTGCAAAAATGCAGGTTGATCGCTATAAAATTCATGATATCGAAGTCGTAATTGATCGCCTGATTGTTGATACGAAAGATAAAAAGCGCTTATTAGATTCTTTACAAATCGCCATGAAAATGGGTAAAGGCGTTATCAAAATCAGCGATAAGGATAACAATGTTTCGCATTTTAGTAAGTTTTTAATGTGCCCTACCACAGGAATTTCTTACGATGAACCTCAACCAAATAGTTTCTCCTTTAATTCTCCTTATGGTGCTTGCGATCGTTGCGACGGATTAGGTTACATTTTTGTGGTGGATAAGGAATCGGTTATGCCGAATCCAAAATTGAGCATATTAAACGGTGGTTTAGCGCCGCTTGGAGAATATCGTGATACTTGGATGTTCCAGGTTTTGAAAGCACTTGCAAAAAAATATACGTTTTCTTTATCAACACCAATAGAAAAATTGAGCGATGAAGTAATCAATATCATCTTAAATGGAGCAAATGATTTAATAAAAGTTGAGGTTGAATACAATAAATGGAACGTTCAAAATTATAACATCACTTTCGATGGCATTATTAAAATGCTTGAAGAACAAAATGAGAAAAGAAGTGAAAGTGCGGTTGATGATATGGACGCCTTTCGCAAGTTGAAAACTTGTCCTGAGTGTAATGGAGCAAGATTAAAGAAAGAAAGTTTGCATTTTAAAGTTGATGGAAAGAACATTTTTGATCTTTCTTCAATGGATATCAACAACTTGCATAAATGGTTCGAAAATGTTGATGAGCGTTTAAATGAGCGACAAAATATTATTGCTAAAGAAATTTTAAAAGAAATTAATGCTAGAATCGGTTTCTTAACTGATGTAGGATTAACCTATTTAACTTTAGATAGAACGGCTCGTACACTTTCTGGTGGCGAGGCGCAAAGGATTCGTTTGGCTACACAAATTGGTTCGCAATTGATGAATGTAATGTATATTCTCGATGAGCCAAGTATTGGTTTGCACCAACGTGATAATGAAAGATTAATTCTTGCGTTAAAAAATCTTCGTGATTTGGGTAACACCGTTCTGGTTGTGGAACATGATAAGGAGATGATTCTAGAAGCAGATTGGGTAATCGATGTTGGACCTGGAGCAGGTATTCACGGCGGACAAATTGTTGCCGAAGGAACTGCAAAGCAGATTTTGAAATCAAATACCTTAACGGCTGCTTATTTAAACGGAAAGAAAAAAATAGACATGCCTTCCGTTCGTAGAAAAGGGAATGGCCATAAATTATCCATCATTAAAGCTACCGGTCATAATTTAAAAGAAGTTTCAGTTGATTTTCCTTTAGGAAAGTTTATTGCCGTAACTGGTGTTTCTGGAAGTGGGAAATCAAGTTTGATTACCGAGACTTTGTACCCAATTTTAAATCATCATTTTTTTAGAGCGAAGAAAACACCACTTCCTTACGAGAAAATTAGTGGTTTAAAAGAGATTGATAAGGTTATTGAAATTGACCAAGCGCCAATTGGCAGAACACCACGCTCAAATCCTTCAACCTATACTGGCGTTTTCTCTGATATCAGGAATCTGTTTGTGCAATTGCCTGAAGCGAAAATTCGTGGTTACAAACCCGGTCGTTTTTCATTCAACGTAAAAGGCGGAAGGTGCGAAACTTGTCAGGGCGGCGGAATGAAGGTTATTGAAATGAACTTTTTGCCCGATGTGCAAGTACGTTGCGAAGAATGTGGCGGTAAACGTTACAATCGTGAAACTTTAGAAGTTCGTTTTCGAGGTAAATCGATCAGTGATGTTTTAGATATGAGTATTGAGGATGCTTGCGTTTTCTTCGAAAATATTCCGATCATTTATAGAAAAATTAAAACCTTAAAAGATGTTGGTTTAGGTTATATCACACTCGGACAATCTTCTGTTACTTTATCAGGAGGAGAAGCGCAACGCGTTAAATTGGCTACAGAACTTTCGAAAAAAGACACAGGTAAAACATTTTATATTTTGGATGAACCAACAACCGGACTTCATTTTGAAGATATTAATGTGCTTTTAGGCGTATTGCAAGAGTTGGTTGAAAAAGGTAATACCGTTTTAGTAATTGAACATAATTTAGATGTTGTAAAAGTTGCCGATTGGGTTATCGATTTAGGCGAAGAAGGTGGTGCAGGCGGCGGTAGAATTCTCTTTGAAGGAACTCCAGAAGGTTTAATTCAAAATCCAATTAGCTTAACTGGTAAATTTTTGAAGAAAGAAATGGAGTAG